From one Lycium barbarum isolate Lr01 chromosome 6, ASM1917538v2, whole genome shotgun sequence genomic stretch:
- the LOC132599235 gene encoding NADH dehydrogenase [ubiquinone] 1 beta subcomplex subunit 9 produces the protein MSGIASISFVARRAAQRERVRILYRRALRDTLNWAVHRHLFYPDADALRERFEANRKVEDIETIDRLIADGEASYNKWRHPDPYVVPWAPGGSKFNRNPVPPEGIEIVYDYGKEEAELV, from the exons ATGAGCGGAATAGCATCGATATCGTTCGTAGCTAGAAGAGCAGCGCAAAGGGAGAGGGTTCGAATCCTCTACAGGCGTGCTCTCAGAGACACTCTTAATTGGGCCGTCCATCGTCATCTCTTCTATCCTGAT GCGGATGCCCTAAGGGAGAGATTCGAGGCCAACCGAAAAGTG GAAGATATTGAAACTATTGATAGACTTATAGCCGATGGTGAAGCATCCTATAATAAGTGGCGGCACCCTGACCCTTATGTCG TTCCGTGGGCACCTGGTGGTTCCAAGTTCAACAGAAATCCAGTGCCGCCAGAAGgg ATTGAGATAGTGTATGACTATGGCAAGGAAGAGGCTGAACTAGTATGA
- the LOC132599236 gene encoding small ribosomal subunit protein bTHXm: MAMTQWWRMMTMAAVEQRMTYSSAAMGGPILCGRGDKRTKKGKRFKDSYGNSRPKKEKKIERIKDKVEVPRSTPWPLPFKLI, encoded by the coding sequence ATGGCGATGACACAGTGGTGGAGAATGATGACGATGGCTGCTGTGGAACAACGAATGACGTACTCATCAGCTGCGATGGGAGGTCCGATCCTGTGTGGTCGAGGGGACAAGAGGACAAAGAAAGGGAAGAGATTCAAAGATTCATATGGAAATTCGAGACCTAAAAAGGAGAAGAAGATTGAACGCATTAAGGATAAAGTTGAGGTTCCCAGGTCTACCCCTTGGCCTCTTCCCTTCAAATTAATCTGA
- the LOC132599238 gene encoding uncharacterized protein LOC132599238, whose product MFFDGYGYHGRSFEQTYRCYPASFIDKPQLENGDKIIMPPSALDRLASLHIDYPMLFELRNATTERVSHCGVLEFIAEEGMIYMPYWMMQNLFLQEGDIVTVKNVTLPKGKYVKLQPHTKDFLDISNPKAILETTLRNFSCLTTGDSIMVAYNNKKYYIDIVETKPSNGISIIETDCEVDFAPPLDYKEPERTAPSRPSKAPAEVEEAVTETEPKFNPFTGGARRLDGKPLKQPPPLSSSSGSSDKQADVTNVGGKSAASSSKTSSRQSQGKLVFGSNANRVPEKLKEPVKDEPPKKEEPKFQPFSGKKYSLRG is encoded by the exons ATG TTTTTTGATGGATATGGATATCATGGAAGATCATTTGAGCAGACCTACCGGTGTTATCCTGCATCATTCATTGATAAG CCACAATTAGAAAATGGAGACAAAA TCATAATGCCTCCCTCTGCTCTTGATCGTCTAG CATCACTTCACATCGATTACCCAATGTTGTTTGAGCTTCGAAATGCTACCACAGAACGGGTTTCTCACTGTGGAGTTTTGGAGTTCATTGCAGAGGAGGGCATGATATATATGCCATATTGG ATGATGCAAAATTTATTCCTACAAGAAGGCGATATTGTGACAGTGAAGAATGTAACTCTTCCTAAGGGTAAATATGTCAAGTTGCAACCCCACACAAAGGATTTTCTGGATATTTCTAACCCAAAGGCCAT CTTGGAGACGACACTCAGAAACTTTTCCTGCTTAACCACAGGAGATAGTATTATGGTGGCTTACAACAATAAAAAATACTACATAGACATTGTGGAGACCAAACCTTCtaatggaataagtattattgaGACAGACTGTGAAGTAGATTTTGCTCCCCCACTTGATTACAAAGAACCTGAAAGAACAGCTCCTTCTCGTCCAAGCAAGGCTCCTGCAGAAG TTGAAGAGGCTGTAACAGAAACTGAGCCAAAATTCAACCCATTTACTGGTGGAGCGAGACGTTTGGATGGGAAACCGTTGAAACAACCACCTCCACTTTCTTCGTCTTCTGGGTCTTCAGACAAGCAAGCTGATGTTACTAATGTTGGTGGGAAGTCTGCTGCTTCAAGCTCTAAAACTTCTAGTCGTCAGTCACAAGGGAAGCTTGTATTTGGTTCAAATGCAAACCGCGTTCCTGAAAAACTGAAG GAACCCGTGAAAGACGAACCTCCAAAGAAAGAAGAACCAAAGTTTCAGCCTTTCTCTGGAAAAAAGTACTCCTTGAGGGGTTAA